One Candidatus Latescibacterota bacterium DNA window includes the following coding sequences:
- a CDS encoding AI-2E family transporter, which yields METTDGKSRTAHILLTVASFVVVVAGIKAAAVIVVPFLLALFISIVCSSPLFWLKGRGLSTWLAILIVILGIILAGYIIAALLGSSIDDFSRNLPEYSTKLNEQYGSMITWLESRGIDMSRFELVEMMDPDKAMQLVAMLFNGLGDVLANGMLILLTVIFILMEASGFPGKLKTIFRDPDRSLAQMGRITENVKHYLAIKTMTSLMTGLLVAVFLFIMRIDYPLLWGLLVFLLNYVPNIGSIIAALPAILQALIQFGPGRALGVAIGYVVINMLIGNFIEPRFMGKGLGLSTLVVFLSLIFWGWVLGPVGMLLSVVLTVTVKIGLESREDTRWMAILLGSGVSGPAETGIEEPGR from the coding sequence ATGGAAACAACTGATGGAAAATCAAGAACCGCCCATATACTTCTCACCGTCGCATCGTTCGTGGTGGTCGTGGCAGGGATCAAGGCCGCTGCGGTCATCGTCGTTCCATTTCTGCTTGCCCTCTTCATATCGATAGTATGCTCCTCGCCTCTTTTCTGGCTGAAGGGCAGAGGACTGTCGACCTGGCTGGCCATTCTGATCGTGATACTGGGAATAATCCTGGCTGGCTATATAATCGCTGCTCTCCTCGGTTCCTCGATAGATGATTTCTCGAGAAATCTGCCTGAATATTCCACGAAGCTCAACGAGCAGTACGGTAGTATGATAACCTGGCTGGAATCGCGCGGTATAGACATGTCGAGGTTCGAGCTGGTGGAGATGATGGATCCCGACAAGGCGATGCAGCTGGTCGCGATGCTTTTCAACGGACTCGGAGACGTACTTGCGAACGGCATGCTGATCCTTCTCACGGTCATATTCATCCTTATGGAAGCCTCCGGCTTTCCGGGCAAACTTAAGACGATCTTTCGCGACCCGGACAGGTCTCTGGCGCAGATGGGCAGGATCACAGAAAATGTTAAGCATTATCTCGCGATAAAGACGATGACAAGCCTCATGACGGGTCTTCTGGTGGCTGTTTTCCTCTTTATCATGCGGATAGACTACCCCCTTCTATGGGGGTTACTTGTGTTTCTTCTGAACTATGTTCCAAATATCGGTTCGATAATCGCGGCGCTTCCAGCCATACTTCAGGCGTTGATCCAGTTCGGCCCTGGAAGAGCTCTCGGAGTGGCAATCGGATATGTGGTGATCAATATGCTGATCGGAAATTTTATCGAACCACGATTTATGGGGAAGGGGCTGGGGCTTTCTACTCTGGTAGTCTTTCTGTCCCTTATCTTCTGGGGGTGGGTCCTCGGGCCGGTAGGTATGCTGCTTTCAGTCGTGCTTACCGTCACAGTGAAGATAGGCCTGGAAAGCCGTGAGGATACAAGGTGGATGGCGATTCTGCTCGGATCGGGTGTGTCGGGTCCCGCGGAGACTGGGATTGAGGAGCCTGGCCGGTGA
- a CDS encoding phosphotransferase gives MDPNLIPLIESAIELTDTFPGGPFPMRSQVTLLTGGSMRFFARLEDGERSIVALFQPGGGEEFENYLEVGNFLRENNIGVPEFYVSDNRKGILLMEDLGLDDLESILKNAGQDEELSFYREGIDILFELQTTVTSALQEAGHPQIAGFDRAVLLGETEYFAVEFIDGYCGMTPPPGWSKECELLADRLSSLPPVFIHRDFQSRNILLTEGRFRLIDFQSAHRGPGLYDTASFLKDPYHPILPGTRRTLLMELYYRLDEAGVEVPPGFEMYYDDFLYAGIQRNMQALAAFIRLGTKMGKKHFLDSIPNGLDLLEEGIDECGNFPAIKAVIGRARSILKEQG, from the coding sequence TTGGACCCCAACCTCATCCCGTTGATAGAATCGGCAATAGAACTCACGGACACATTTCCCGGAGGCCCCTTTCCAATGAGATCGCAGGTGACTCTGCTGACGGGTGGTTCCATGAGATTCTTCGCCAGGCTTGAGGACGGGGAGCGGTCGATTGTGGCGCTCTTCCAGCCAGGTGGAGGAGAAGAATTTGAAAACTACCTGGAGGTGGGAAACTTCCTTCGGGAGAATAATATCGGCGTACCGGAATTCTATGTCTCCGACAACCGCAAGGGAATCCTGCTGATGGAGGACCTGGGTCTTGACGACCTCGAATCGATTCTCAAAAACGCCGGTCAAGACGAGGAACTTTCGTTCTACAGGGAAGGGATCGATATACTGTTCGAACTTCAGACGACTGTCACATCGGCTTTGCAGGAAGCGGGACATCCGCAGATCGCCGGATTCGACCGCGCCGTTCTCCTTGGAGAGACAGAATATTTTGCCGTGGAATTCATAGATGGATACTGCGGAATGACTCCTCCTCCTGGATGGAGCAAAGAATGCGAACTCCTGGCCGACCGTCTGTCCTCTCTTCCACCTGTATTCATACACCGCGATTTTCAAAGCCGGAACATTCTCCTCACAGAGGGAAGGTTCAGGTTGATTGATTTTCAGAGCGCTCACAGGGGCCCCGGACTGTACGATACAGCCTCCTTTCTCAAAGACCCCTACCACCCCATATTACCGGGCACGAGAAGGACCCTGCTCATGGAACTTTATTACAGACTCGACGAAGCGGGTGTCGAGGTTCCTCCCGGATTCGAGATGTACTATGATGACTTTTTATATGCTGGCATCCAGAGAAACATGCAGGCTCTCGCCGCATTCATAAGGTTGGGGACAAAAATGGGGAAAAAACATTTTCTTGATTCCATTCCAAACGGCCTGGATCTTCTCGAAGAGGGAATCGATGAATGTGGAAACTTCCCCGCGATTAAAGCGGTAATTGGCAGGGCCAGATCTATTCTCAAGGAACAGGGCTGA
- a CDS encoding arsenate reductase ArsC yields MAEGWALHLRGDVIEPCSAGIEVHGLNQRAVTVMAEAGVDISGHESRHVRDYLSIRFDYVITVCGHADVNCPVFPGDTKVVHHGFDDPPLMAGNETDEEKILSHYRRVRDEIREYIETLPESL; encoded by the coding sequence ATGGCCGAGGGCTGGGCTCTGCATCTGAGGGGTGACGTCATCGAACCCTGTTCAGCAGGAATAGAGGTCCATGGGCTCAATCAGCGGGCCGTCACGGTGATGGCCGAGGCCGGCGTGGATATCTCGGGGCATGAATCCAGACATGTACGTGATTATCTTTCGATACGATTCGATTACGTGATAACTGTGTGCGGGCATGCAGACGTTAACTGCCCGGTTTTTCCCGGCGACACGAAAGTAGTTCATCACGGATTCGATGATCCACCATTAATGGCTGGCAACGAAACCGACGAGGAGAAGATCCTAAGCCATTACAGGAGGGTGAGGGACGAGATACGCGAATATATCGAGACTCTTCCCGAATCTCTTTGA
- a CDS encoding NTP transferase domain-containing protein, giving the protein MKMTGMILAAGLGTRMGDLSSFLPKPLVPILGHPLFGLIADKLVREGAAHIHSNIHHLPEKIESYAEREELPVTFHREKILLDTGGGIGNMASSCMKPGLVLLHNGDILTDISYGPAIEAHLDSGALFTMILLDAGSNTIHPPPHVVTGPEDRLVSIGNDPRNDPEGTMRSGYTGLAIISPGAFEYFPRGEKAGLVEILLKMASANPGSVRGFRVAGKSGAWAEAGTPASLLDLHRRILVSRERFTPSIPTPTMPLFTGEGTDIAPGVRWKGFLSIGKNSVINRNTVLEDCVVLDDTVVDPGTNCIRSIMYPDGMIEGG; this is encoded by the coding sequence ATGAAGATGACGGGAATGATACTGGCAGCAGGGCTGGGCACGAGGATGGGCGACCTGTCCTCCTTTCTGCCGAAGCCGCTAGTTCCCATACTGGGCCACCCTCTCTTCGGATTGATCGCGGACAAACTGGTGAGGGAAGGAGCCGCCCATATTCATTCCAACATCCATCATCTCCCTGAGAAGATAGAGTCGTACGCCGAACGTGAAGAACTTCCGGTCACCTTCCACAGGGAAAAGATACTGTTGGATACGGGGGGCGGAATCGGAAATATGGCCAGTTCATGCATGAAACCCGGCCTGGTATTGCTGCATAACGGGGACATACTCACAGATATCAGCTACGGCCCCGCGATAGAAGCACATCTTGATTCGGGAGCCCTCTTCACAATGATTCTCCTGGATGCGGGAAGCAATACCATTCACCCCCCCCCTCATGTCGTAACAGGCCCAGAGGACCGACTGGTCTCGATAGGAAATGATCCACGGAATGACCCGGAAGGAACAATGCGCTCGGGTTATACCGGCCTGGCCATAATCTCACCCGGGGCATTCGAATATTTCCCCCGTGGAGAAAAAGCAGGGCTCGTCGAGATCCTCCTCAAAATGGCATCCGCGAATCCCGGTTCAGTCAGGGGCTTCAGAGTAGCCGGAAAATCGGGCGCCTGGGCGGAAGCCGGGACGCCAGCCTCCCTGCTGGACCTGCACAGGCGTATCCTGGTTAGCAGAGAAAGATTCACACCTTCGATTCCGACACCAACAATGCCGCTGTTCACTGGTGAAGGCACAGACATAGCCCCGGGCGTGCGATGGAAGGGCTTCCTGTCCATAGGAAAGAATTCTGTCATCAATAGAAACACGGTGCTTGAAGATTGCGTAGTATTGGATGATACTGTCGTGGATCCTGGGACGAATTGTATTAGATCTATAATGTACCCGGATGGAATGATCGAAGGAGGATAG
- a CDS encoding DUF1343 domain-containing protein, with protein MIRTGCDILATEGFLRLRGKKTGLLSNPASVCHDLTHIIDRSLENNIRLICLFGPQHGLKGDTQANMIEWEGYVHPKVSIPVHSLYGKTRVPTTEMLAGLDTVLIDLPDIGARPYTYIWTAALMVKECARLGISVMVADRPNPLGGTMVEGQVLSDEYRSFVGLYPLTLRHGMTIGEILSMINTTEDFGCDLEIVKMEGWTRDMSWNDTGQPWVLPSPNMPTPDTAIVYPGMVFLEATNISEGRGTTRPFEILGAPWIDGKKLAETILETGVEGAGFRPMEFIPAWDKYEKELCGGIQIHVTDPDVFRPVRTTTKLIQTIARLYPDRFEWLDPPYEYDEIHMPIDILSGGPQLRKAVDAAAAQTEELNTLFDLWGNDEEEFIKTRSPFLLY; from the coding sequence TTGATAAGGACGGGATGCGACATCCTGGCCACGGAAGGATTTCTGCGACTGAGGGGGAAAAAGACGGGACTCCTCTCAAACCCGGCATCTGTGTGCCACGATCTCACTCACATCATCGATCGCAGCCTTGAGAACAACATCAGGCTCATCTGTCTCTTCGGCCCCCAGCATGGTCTGAAGGGAGACACGCAGGCGAACATGATCGAATGGGAAGGATACGTCCATCCAAAAGTCTCCATACCGGTCCATTCACTCTACGGAAAGACGCGTGTCCCCACGACGGAGATGCTTGCCGGCCTGGACACCGTATTGATAGACCTGCCCGATATCGGCGCTAGGCCATATACATATATATGGACTGCTGCGTTGATGGTGAAAGAATGCGCAAGACTGGGGATCTCCGTGATGGTAGCAGACAGGCCGAACCCACTCGGGGGGACGATGGTGGAAGGCCAGGTATTGAGCGATGAATACAGATCTTTCGTCGGCCTGTATCCTCTCACCCTCCGTCACGGCATGACGATCGGAGAGATCCTCTCGATGATAAACACGACCGAAGACTTTGGATGCGATCTGGAGATAGTAAAAATGGAAGGCTGGACCAGAGACATGTCCTGGAATGACACCGGGCAGCCCTGGGTACTTCCCTCGCCGAACATGCCGACACCCGACACGGCCATCGTCTACCCTGGAATGGTATTCCTTGAGGCGACGAACATCTCCGAGGGCCGGGGTACCACGAGGCCCTTCGAGATCCTTGGAGCACCATGGATCGACGGAAAAAAACTGGCAGAGACAATATTGGAAACAGGGGTCGAGGGAGCCGGCTTCCGCCCCATGGAATTCATTCCGGCCTGGGACAAGTACGAAAAAGAACTTTGCGGTGGGATCCAGATACATGTGACGGACCCTGATGTATTCAGGCCTGTCAGAACAACGACGAAACTTATCCAGACAATCGCCCGACTTTACCCGGACAGGTTCGAATGGCTCGATCCACCGTACGAATATGACGAGATCCACATGCCGATAGACATACTCTCGGGAGGGCCTCAACTCAGGAAAGCAGTCGACGCGGCAGCTGCTCAGACAGAGGAGCTGAATACTCTTTTCGATCTCTGGGGCAATGATGAGGAAGAATTCATCAAGACGAGGTCTCCTTTCCTGTTGTACTGA
- a CDS encoding RDD family protein: protein MMRKKREKGKKGRIRRQLTITDEPMFIAPELMGHPLASPPRRGAAMIVDLVIVLLFIVVQTLIVNHIQNPGLAASILESYREEDTIKRKQLRDEVQCEVARIIRKRNQDLFPCEIKLAIDESDNARLVTLLREMEFDIVISLDTRVSTYNEETGMLIIGSDVFGGMGNIAVGAPLFIAYFTLMIWLWRGRTPGKALFGIRVIRLDGNKLNFWNSFGRAGGYAASAATVFIGFLEAIWHPNRQTVHDRIAGTVVIRKIRRSSRT from the coding sequence GTGATGAGGAAAAAGAGGGAAAAGGGGAAAAAGGGCAGGATAAGGCGCCAACTGACGATTACCGATGAGCCGATGTTTATCGCGCCGGAACTTATGGGACATCCTCTAGCTTCTCCTCCGAGGAGAGGCGCGGCGATGATCGTCGATCTGGTCATTGTTTTACTTTTCATAGTCGTTCAGACACTTATCGTCAATCACATCCAGAATCCCGGGCTCGCTGCAAGTATCCTTGAATCATATCGTGAAGAGGACACAATAAAGAGAAAGCAATTAAGGGATGAAGTGCAATGTGAGGTCGCACGAATAATCAGGAAGAGGAACCAGGACCTTTTTCCCTGCGAGATTAAGTTGGCCATCGATGAGTCTGACAATGCCCGGCTGGTGACACTTCTCAGAGAGATGGAATTTGATATCGTAATCTCACTGGATACACGGGTGTCAACATACAACGAAGAGACCGGGATGTTGATAATCGGGAGCGATGTCTTTGGCGGAATGGGGAATATCGCTGTCGGAGCTCCACTTTTCATTGCCTACTTCACACTGATGATCTGGCTGTGGAGAGGACGGACTCCAGGAAAGGCACTGTTCGGAATCCGGGTGATCCGCCTGGACGGAAACAAACTTAATTTCTGGAATTCGTTTGGAAGGGCGGGAGGATACGCTGCTTCGGCAGCCACGGTGTTCATCGGTTTTCTGGAGGCGATCTGGCATCCGAACAGGCAGACGGTGCATGACAGGATAGCTGGAACAGTAGTTATTAGAAAGATTCGCAGGTCCAGTCGGACCTGA